CGCCACGTATTTTAGTAAGTAATGTATCAACATCTTGAAACGTCCATGGTATAAACGCTATAAAACCCTTTGCTTCTTCAGGCTTCCTGCTTTGTACCTCACGTAGCTTTACCAAATGCTCAAAACGTTCTGTAATTGTTTCAACGTGACCAAACATCATTGTTGCCGATGTGGTAATATTTAGCTTATGTGCCTCATGCATGATATCCAGCCATTCCTGGCTGCCGCATTTTCCTTTGCTGATCAAGCGACGAACCCTGTCCACTAAAATTTCTGCTCCAGGCCCAGGTAAGCTGTCCAAACCTGCCTCTTTTAATGCCATTAATACTTCACGATGTGTACTCTTTTCTAACTTGGTAATATGCGCTACTTCCGGCGGGCCAAGTGTATGTAATTTTAACGTAGGATATAATCGCTTTAAATCTTTAAAAAGATCTACATAATATTTCAATCCTAAGTCTGGATGATGACCGCCCTGTAATAACAACTGTTCACCACCATATCGAAACGTTTCATCGATCTTCTTTTTGTACGTTTCAATGTCGGTGATATATGCTTCCGAATGGCCGGGTATTCTGTAAAAGTTGCAAAACTTGCAATTAGCAATGCATACATTGGTAGTGTTTAAATTCCTATCAATGATCCAGGTTACTTTTCCATGCGGCACTTGTTTCTTTCTAAGTTCATTTGCCACATACATTAATTCGGTAAGCGGTGCATTTTCAAATAAATAAACTCCTTCTTCTACTGAAAGAAATTCAAAGTCTAACGCACGTTGCAATAAGTTATTCAGTTCCATTTTCCGTT
The Ferruginibacter albus DNA segment above includes these coding regions:
- the mqnC gene encoding cyclic dehypoxanthinyl futalosine synthase, with the protein product MELNNLLQRALDFEFLSVEEGVYLFENAPLTELMYVANELRKKQVPHGKVTWIIDRNLNTTNVCIANCKFCNFYRIPGHSEAYITDIETYKKKIDETFRYGGEQLLLQGGHHPDLGLKYYVDLFKDLKRLYPTLKLHTLGPPEVAHITKLEKSTHREVLMALKEAGLDSLPGPGAEILVDRVRRLISKGKCGSQEWLDIMHEAHKLNITTSATMMFGHVETITERFEHLVKLREVQSRKPEEAKGFIAFIPWTFQDVDTLLTKIRGVHNLTTPEEYIRMIAMSRIMLPNVKNIQASWLTVGKKTAQLCLQAGANDFGSIMIEENVVSAAGAPHRFTSKGIQEAIREAGFEPQLRNQQYEFRKMPEVMEEQVINY